CCAATAAACTGGTGGTTCTTCGCCATAATCTTCACCACATCACCGCCGCTATCGTCAAACAAAAGGAAATTCTCGAAGATGTCCATCAGGTTTTGTTTGGAACAGGTGCCCCGCAGCATAGTATCCAGACTGACAATACCTTCCTCCTCCTCAGTAATACGTTTCCAATCCAGAAAGTATTTATATGGACTTGTTATCGTACCTACTTTCGCATCAGTACCATTGCTGAGCAATATAAAAGCATTGCAATGAAAAACATGTGGTATCGCATCCTTATAGTCAGTAATATTATCGGTAAAGGCATTCCGTAAATCAGTATGATGCGCTTTTAATTCAAAAAACAGCAATGGAATCCCATTTACAAACCCAACAATATCCGGCCTGCGATTGTACAACTCCCCAACGACTTCAAACTGTCTGACAGCAACAAAATCATTATTGCTGTAATCTTCAAAATCAAATACTTTTAATCTTTTCTTTTCGAGTTCTCCCTGAGCATTTGTAAAAGTAACCGGAACACCATCTTTCAGCAGCTCGCTCTTTTCCTTATTAATACGTGCCAAAGTCTTGTCGGCATTTTTTTGCTCTATCTGCTCAATAGCTTGTTGATAGGCGGAATCAGGCAAATCTTTATTATACCTTCTTAAAGCAGCCAATAAATTCCTGCGTAAAACGACCTCCGACTTGTTCTCACGTCCCAGCAAACCACTCTGTCCGAAAGTTTCTTTCTTCCAGGCTGTGATAACTGTCCAACCCAGTTCTTCGAGAACGTGTTGGGTGGCGGTTTCTATGAGGCCGTCTTCGGAGTATTCGTAGCTCATGTTAAGTTGCTTTAACTAGTTTGGATAACAAGTTAGGATTTCCGCCGTTTAGATTACCTTTTGTATTAAATATTTTTTTTGACTTTTTAAAATATTTGTCCTTGCGGTGACCATTTATCTTATGTAACGCATTATAATTATCTCCAGAAATTGAAATATAAAATCCCTCATCCCACATTTTTTCCGCGTCTATATTTTTAACATACCAGACAAGCTGATAATGCAAATCTTCAGAATCTTCCTCATACTCGATTGTAATCTGATCTAAACGATTTTGATAAAATTTCTCGATAGTTAAACCTCCCATCAAGAATTCCTTAAAAAATATTTTAAAAACATTATCTCGAATTGTTCTGCGCCAATTATTAAATCTGTAGTTGTAATAATAATTTGGAGTGACCTTTTGCCAAAACGGCCCATAACTTATTAATAAATTAATTGCCTTTTTTTCGTTGAATTTAACGAATTCAAAATAACTCTGCTTTATCAAAGACAAATTTTCTATAGCCAAGGAGCGTGTATAATCAATAAGGTGACTACTATTAATACTGTTCATATCACTTCCGTCAAGGTTATATCTATGGTCTTCTAACTCCCAAATGATTTGTTCCATCTCGCGAATAACCTGTGAGTTCGAATTTAACAACGCTCTGTGCTTAAGATTTTCTTCTTCACGTTCCCGTCCGAATTCAAATTGCCATACACCGTCGTGTAACAATCCTTCAACATCCTTTTTGATTTGAACTACACTTCTTACATTGTTATTAAAGCGCAAATAGTAAATTCGGAGCATTCTGAAAATTTCATCTGTAAAACTTTCATTAATTTTCTCATCAGACAGATACAATAATAATGACCAGATAAACACCATTCTCCTTTGTTCCGTCGTTCTGTTAGCATCATTGAAATCCGCAAACCAATTGGTTTTGGAATTCAAAATTATCCAAATTTCTCCGATTGCCTTTTGCAACCAATCTATATTGCTGTAATGACTTTTAAAAGTTTTAGCTAAAGTCTTAAGTTTTACAAATCCATCGTAATACTTCTCTATTTTTTCTAAGCTTAAACTATTGGAAATAAACCGAATAGATATTTTATTATTTAAATAATCTAAGTGTGAAACGAATCTGGACTTGTCGTCTGCTAAATAATTTTCTAAGCCTGCAATGCACATTAAAAAACTATCAAATCCTCTATCCGCATTTGAATTATTACCTTTTTTTTTCCAAAATAAATCCTGCCAAATTTCCCATTTTCTTCCCCACGTTATTACCGTTGTTTTATCTTCAATTTCTTCAAAAAGAAGGGCGCGAATATTTTCATTATCACTAATTGCTTTTCCCCTTGAATTCATAGTAATGTAAAGTTCCTCACCTTGGGATGTTGCGTTAGTATTAAAGTGCCAAAACCTAACACGATTTAATATAAAATCATAGTCCGCTTCATCCATACTAAAACACAATCTATTGATGGTCTGAAAGCCTTCATTGATAGATTTTATTGTAGTGTCGTTTTTATAATTCTCTAAATACCAGGTTTTTTTAGATAATGAGTTTAGGTCATCGATAGTATTTGAATTATTAATAAGATCTAACATAAAATCCTGAGTCAGATTTCTCACCCTATAATTAAACGCCAGGCTTTTTCGGCTTTTATCAAATCTAATATCTTTAAGGAATAAATCCTTTTTCTTTAATTTTATCGAGAGATAAAAACAAAGTAAAAAAAGCGAAGTAAATCGCTGTTGTCCATCAATTAAAAATAAATCGGCTATCTCATCATTATTAATGTAGTTGGGCCTATATGTATAAAGAAATCCAATGTCCATTGCTTTTTCTGCATGAAACTCATCTTTAATTTTTTGAATTTCAGCTAAGCCATCACTGCCTTTTTCTTCAAAGATTGATTTGATTTTATTATCTAATGCCTCCTTTTTTAAACCCTCATGTTTTTTTGAATCTTTGAGTCCAATAATTATGTCTTGAAGGAATTCTTCTAATATTTGGTTACTTATCAATCCCCAAACATATTCACGT
This genomic stretch from Flavobacterium pallidum harbors:
- a CDS encoding DUF262 domain-containing protein — translated: MEQLSIKDIIKKKNLIVPEIQREYVWGLISNQILEEFLQDIIIGLKDSKKHEGLKKEALDNKIKSIFEEKGSDGLAEIQKIKDEFHAEKAMDIGFLYTYRPNYINNDEIADLFLIDGQQRFTSLFLLCFYLSIKLKKKDLFLKDIRFDKSRKSLAFNYRVRNLTQDFMLDLINNSNTIDDLNSLSKKTWYLENYKNDTTIKSINEGFQTINRLCFSMDEADYDFILNRVRFWHFNTNATSQGEELYITMNSRGKAISDNENIRALLFEEIEDKTTVITWGRKWEIWQDLFWKKKGNNSNADRGFDSFLMCIAGLENYLADDKSRFVSHLDYLNNKISIRFISNSLSLEKIEKYYDGFVKLKTLAKTFKSHYSNIDWLQKAIGEIWIILNSKTNWFADFNDANRTTEQRRMVFIWSLLLYLSDEKINESFTDEIFRMLRIYYLRFNNNVRSVVQIKKDVEGLLHDGVWQFEFGREREEENLKHRALLNSNSQVIREMEQIIWELEDHRYNLDGSDMNSINSSHLIDYTRSLAIENLSLIKQSYFEFVKFNEKKAINLLISYGPFWQKVTPNYYYNYRFNNWRRTIRDNVFKIFFKEFLMGGLTIEKFYQNRLDQITIEYEEDSEDLHYQLVWYVKNIDAEKMWDEGFYISISGDNYNALHKINGHRKDKYFKKSKKIFNTKGNLNGGNPNLLSKLVKAT